One Anguilla rostrata isolate EN2019 chromosome 15, ASM1855537v3, whole genome shotgun sequence genomic window carries:
- the insig2 gene encoding insulin-induced gene 2 protein isoform X2, producing MVGLLYPCIDGRLGGPHGFKREWSSVMRCIAVFVGINHASAKVDFANNFQLSLTLAALSVGLWWTFDRSRSGFGLGVSIACLATLATQLLVHNGVFQYTSPDFLYIRSWLPCIFFAGVITMGNIGRQLAMYECTVVQEKTHED from the exons ATGGTGGGCCTGCTGTACCCCTGCATTGACGGTCGCCTGGGCGGGCCCCACGGGTTCAAGCGCGAGTGGTCCAGCGTGATGCGCTGCATCGCCGTCTTCGTGGGCATCAACCACGCCAGCGCC AAAGTGGATTTCGCAAACAACTTCCAGCTGTCGCTCACCCTGGCCGCCCTGTCGGTGGGGCTGTGGTGGACGTTTGACCGCTCGCGCAGCGGATTTGGACTTGGCGTCAGCATCGCCTGCCTCGCCACCCTTGCCACCCAGCTGTTGGTGCACAATGGAGTTTTTCA gtATACTTCTCCAGATTTTCTCTACATACGCTCCTGGCTGCCATGCATCTTCTTTGCTGGAGTAATAACCATGGGAAACATAGGACGTCAGCTTGCAATG TATGAATGCACAGTTGTTCAGGAGAAGACTCATGAAGACTAA
- the insig2 gene encoding insulin-induced gene 2 protein isoform X1, with protein MDGASKVKGQQEEGDEDRDQSKLKPQGRYISVVTNRTVYLVIRGVMLFSVGVFLALVLNLMQVQRNVTLFPPDVIGSIFSSAWWMPPCCGTASAMVGLLYPCIDGRLGGPHGFKREWSSVMRCIAVFVGINHASAKVDFANNFQLSLTLAALSVGLWWTFDRSRSGFGLGVSIACLATLATQLLVHNGVFQYTSPDFLYIRSWLPCIFFAGVITMGNIGRQLAMYECTVVQEKTHED; from the exons ATGGATGGTGcttcaaaggtcaaaggtcagcaggAGGAAGGAGACGAGGACAGGGACCAGTCCAAGCTGAAGCCGCAGGGGCGGTACATTTCGGTTGTCACCAACCGAACGGTGTACCTGGTCATCCGTGGGGTGATGCTTTTCTCAGTGGGCGTCTTCCTGGCCCTGGTGCTCAACCTGATGCAGGTCCAGAGGAACGTCACCCTCTTCCCGCCCGACGTCATTGGGAGCATCTTCTCGTCCGCGTGGTGGATGCCCCCCTGCTGCGGAACAGCCTCAG CGATGGTGGGCCTGCTGTACCCCTGCATTGACGGTCGCCTGGGCGGGCCCCACGGGTTCAAGCGCGAGTGGTCCAGCGTGATGCGCTGCATCGCCGTCTTCGTGGGCATCAACCACGCCAGCGCC AAAGTGGATTTCGCAAACAACTTCCAGCTGTCGCTCACCCTGGCCGCCCTGTCGGTGGGGCTGTGGTGGACGTTTGACCGCTCGCGCAGCGGATTTGGACTTGGCGTCAGCATCGCCTGCCTCGCCACCCTTGCCACCCAGCTGTTGGTGCACAATGGAGTTTTTCA gtATACTTCTCCAGATTTTCTCTACATACGCTCCTGGCTGCCATGCATCTTCTTTGCTGGAGTAATAACCATGGGAAACATAGGACGTCAGCTTGCAATG TATGAATGCACAGTTGTTCAGGAGAAGACTCATGAAGACTAA